The genome window ACAAAGTTATTGCAGAGATGTGTTTGTCACAATTTCAACTGATACTTCAGGATAATCAAGCTATGTTAAATTATAACTTCGTCTGAAAACTATTTTAGCAAACATAAGGTTCGAGTCAAATAAGTGCAAATGTAACATTTTGATGCTTATTTATTACTTCCTCCGTTCTTTTATTTGTCGCCTTTTAATTTTAAAATGAACCATGCAATAAATATTCGAAAACTTAGGTAGTACTATTAAAATTTTAATATTTCCTGAAATGTATACCAGGACCCCATCGAGCTCTTATTCCATTTCCATCCAACAAGTTTTGCGAGTTCAAGTATATATTGCCATGACACTGATCACATAAAATATCAAATGGTACAACCCAATTTCGAAGGCAAATAAAAATCGACGGAGTTTTTCAATATTTATCGTTGCATATAAAACTCTTTGCCCTCGAACAGAAATTGCTTACATTGATATTTCTGAAGGCCATAATATCAGACACATACCATATCTACAGAAAAGCCCAAGATCAAAAGAGTACAGAACTATTTGGAATTTACATCTACGTTTCCATTCCATTTCGGGTGATCTCAAATACGCCCTCATCATCTTCGGACTCTGCTGCTATTCTTGATGCTGACGATGACATGAAACGGAACCCTGCGTCGCTTGCGCTCTTCCTGACGGAGGCGAGCTGCTGTGACCTCTTGCAGTACGCTATCGCGCCCTGAATCGGATTGTCCAAGTCCATCTCTGAACTCGCGCTGctgctcctcctgagcactggccCAACTCCAACACCATCTCTGAACTTGCGGTCGTTTGAGCCTGGGATcaagaaggacgacgaactcgacGAAGAAGaacacgacgatgacgacgaaacGGAGGACGTCTTGTTTGACGACGAGTACCGGACAACGACGCCGGAGAAGGACCTTCTATGGCCACATGACTCGTCCTCTTGAAACTTGCCTCCTGCCGTGGCGTTGTCGCTGATGGGTGATGAGGCGGCCGTGTACCTTTCGCTTCTgatttggccaaaccacgggttcTTCCTCCTCCTCCAGGCACTGAGCTGTGCACCGGGCAGCTCGTTTGCTCTAGGCACGCCATTCTTGCCATCTGGATTCCCTCCTTTAGTCGTAGTAGCAAATATCGTTTTCAGATAAGCCTTCGACGCCTTGAGcttgaggccgaggttgaggtgcCTGATGAACCTGAGCTTCTTGGACCACGGCTTCTTCTCAgaggctgccgccgccgccgccgcctcggcGGCGTCAGTACCGGTGGATACGCACTCATGGAATGAGCAGTACTCAGCAGCACTGAGCTCGCCACTGGCGTAACACGAGCTCGCCGCTGACACGTTGCAGGACTGGTACGGCGTTGCTGGAGCAGTGCTCGCTGAGAGCAAGCCCTTCTCAGCGGCGCTCTGAAGCAGCTTCTGGACCATCTGGATGCGCGGTGGGAGATGGAGCGGCAGCAGCTTGCCCTTGTAGAAGAGCTCGTCTGCCGGGGACGCCACGGGCTCCTCCCACGGGTCTGGTGGAGCCGACGACGACATGTGGAACTCAAACTCTCGCGGGTGCTGCGGCGACGGCGAGGCTGCCATGGCACTGCTGTAGCAGAACAGGCTCGCGGTGGTGGTGGCCGCTGGTGGTGAGCTCAGACTCAGATCCATGTCTATGTAGTCATCTTGTTGGAGTGGTTGGCCGCCAGCATGGGTTTGGGGGCCTATATGTTTTGCCATTGTTCTTGCTTCCTTGCTGGATCTGTGTTTTCTGGTCTGGGTTGGTCTTGGCAGATAGAGGTGGTGGTTGTTGTGTTGTGTTCTTGGAAGGGAGTGGAGGAAGTTTTGGCATGCTTTAAAGCAGAATTCCTGTAGCTAGAGAGGATGACCATGACCTGACCTATCTGTGTCTGCCCCTATGATGTGCGTGTGCCTTTCGTTTGCATCTAAAATCCTCTTTCTGTCGCGGCTACATGTAATGCAGTGCAGCACCGTGTTGTGAATTAGTGACTGTTTCTTTCTTTTTCTAATCTGTATGGCTGCAGTGGGTTATTCTGTATTACCTGTTCCTTCCTTGGCATGCATGCTTCTCCTCTTTTCATGACGGAAGCTACTACTACTGGTTTTGTTTGGACGCGTAGGGTTACATTTACAAGGCCACCATTAAGAGCAAGGCCGCTTACGAGGCGATCACTTTCACCGATAAATTACTTACGAGATGTCTGCTGATATGTGTGGGGCTGGGGCCTGCACACCACCACACTTGGTCTGCATTGCATTGCATGTTAACTGGACGACATGCGCGCTTCGTGTTCTTTGACTGAAGCAAAAGTGTTCAAGTTTGTTTTCAAAATTGTTGGGGTTGGCCGATGTTAGAATTAGATTGGGGTGAAATTTTGAAGGCCTTACTACTTGCTAAAAGACACTAGAACACACACCCTGCCGGACTGCACTGCACATAATTAAGACAACCTCACCATGCATGAAATAGGATAAGTCTCTTGTAAAGGTAAAATAAATAATTTTTTTGGGGGGTGATTGACCTTGTTACGTCTACGTACGAGTGCTCTGTTTTAAATCCAAAAGAGGGAGAACGCGTGCCCTCAAAACATGGAGCAAGGTGCGATTTGACCTTTTGGAAGTGTGCGGGTGACATGACATCAAGGAGGGAGCTAGGGATTAGGAGGCGCCTGGACCCCAAGTGTCAGGCTAGCCGCAGTGACGGACTCGATACCCTACCCTATCCGGCGTAGAGTTACTCAGCGTGCTGCAGCCATCTGCTGTATGGGGTACTCTATTTTGGCGCATGGGTGGACGAACGTCACAACTAGGGTCATACGAAAGCAACTGCATACACTGTGTGTCTGTGTCCGTGAGCAACTGCATACACATGCAGCAGCGTGTGTAtggaaaaaattaaaaaaatgaTATAATATTTTGTAGTTGATATATGGTTGAGATATGGAGTATATATGACTGCGGAGGATTGTGGTATAGAGTAGATAATCTTGCTGACGAGGATAGAATATtccttttagagtagaaatttagagtagtatgagtgcggatagcctcAGCTTCGTCCCATTGGAGTTTGGTGTCGCAACTATTATTGCTGGCAACTGCGCGCATGCGCGCATCTGCTCGCATCGAGGCCTCCGTGCATTATACAATCTGTTTAAATTTATGCAGTTTGTGACTGGACTTGTTTGGCGGGGTTTCTATATTATTGTTTAAACTTATGCAGTCCGTGCATTATTAGAATCGGTTTTTTTCCCAGGTGAAAGCTAATTTGAATTAGAAAAAGGGATGTCAGCTAGATAGGTTAGGTGCCTCTACCTCTACTCGCCGTTCCGAGCTTTTACAGCCCCGCTGAATTGCAGGCCTGAAGGtagtacgaattaaattgcaagcACTGTTTTTTTTAAGACCAACGTAATACAGTGTACCAAACTTGAAAAATAGCCATCCTTTGCCACTGCG of Zea mays cultivar B73 chromosome 8, Zm-B73-REFERENCE-NAM-5.0, whole genome shotgun sequence contains these proteins:
- the LOC100273942 gene encoding Probable membrane-associated kinase regulator 4; translated protein: MAKHIGPQTHAGGQPLQQDDYIDMDLSLSSPPAATTTASLFCYSSAMAASPSPQHPREFEFHMSSSAPPDPWEEPVASPADELFYKGKLLPLHLPPRIQMVQKLLQSAAEKGLLSASTAPATPYQSCNVSAASSCYASGELSAAEYCSFHECVSTGTDAAEAAAAAAASEKKPWSKKLRFIRHLNLGLKLKASKAYLKTIFATTTKGGNPDGKNGVPRANELPGAQLSAWRRRKNPWFGQIRSERYTAASSPISDNATAGGKFQEDESCGHRRSFSGVVVRYSSSNKTSSVSSSSSCSSSSSSSSFLIPGSNDRKFRDGVGVGPVLRRSSSASSEMDLDNPIQGAIAYCKRSQQLASVRKSASDAGFRFMSSSASRIAAESEDDEGVFEITRNGMET